CAGGGCCTAATTGAGTATATTCATCGAGTCTCGACGTACTGCGCGCTGTACATCGCCTCACCAGGTTCGGACCAGCGGCCGACGGCTTGAGGAGTAACTCTGAAACGCCAATTATTGACGAGTTGTCGGGCGTTTATTGGCGTGTACACAGAGCTCCACGTGGGCAGGGACAGACATCGCACCCATGTTCACGCCCTGTAGTGTTGGAGTCTGACATTCCACCCCTGCCCCTCGTCCGCTCTCATGTTGGAGAGCCATCTCTCGGTCGCTGGTGTGCCCCCGATCCGAATCGGCTATCCGAGACCACCTCCACCACCGATTGCTGATTGCCGCTTGTCCAAGTGGCGAACGAGGAGTTCGATGGTACAGAAATCTCTGAGGTATGCTTAGCGACGCAATGGAGACATCGTAGAACTCGAATACGTCGGAGCGGCCCCCGTGAAACGGATGGCGACGCCGAGCGCGTCGCACAGGTGTACCGGCATTCAGACGGTTACCCAGGTAGCGTTCTGCGGGATCTCTCCCAGCTAAAGGAACTTCTCGATGCGACTCGCGCCGAGCGCGGACCGGGGTACACAGCGGCGACATTCGTGTTCCTCGACAAGCTCTCGACGATCGACCTGTATCTGGATGGTGACCCAGACCGAACGATCCACGCTGACCAACCCTCGGATCTCCTCGAGCCGGACAATATGGAGCACCTCGACCAGCCGATGTTCCTGCTCGGACACGGCGTCGAGAGCCCAGCCGACGGCATTCACGGCGACGAAGAGTACCTCTACGTCGTCGAACTCCCGACCCGGAACCCGTTCGAGGGCCCCTCCGAGTGGACCGTCAAGGTGAGTGGTCACTCCGCCTTCCCCCGGTGGGATGGTCCGACCGAGGAAGCCTTCGAGCGGGCCAGCTGGCAGTTCCACGGCCCGCTTGAGCACGCGCTCGAAGAGCTGGTCGCTGAGCCGGCGTGAACGCGTAGCCCGCTCAGATGATGCCGCCGATGATGAGTAGTCCGACCACGAGCAGCAGCGTCGCGACAACGCTTCCCCCGGCCAGCCACTTGTTCTCCATCGCCTTCTCGTGGAGCGGCATGTCGGCGTACTCCTCGCGGAACGCCTCGAGATTCCCCTCGTCGTAGAAGTACTTCGTCTTCAGCGCGAACCGTTCCGTCACCGCACAGCCCGTACAGATCGGCTCACCTTCCAGCCGCTCCATTTTGATGTGACTGGAGCAGGCGATGGCCCCGCAGTTCGAACAATAGGTGTACGTCTCATCGATGCCGCTCGTGTCACAGTGGACGCACCGATGGATGCCGTCCTCGGCTGTTACTCTGGACGGGCCTGCCGCGTAGTACTCGTAGGGGTAGGTGTACGCTTGGATGTCGGTGGTGTGCCGAACCTCGGGGAGGTATACGGGCTCGATCGACTGCACGGAGATGTCCGAACGATTCGGCTCGCAAGTCTTGTGGTACGTGACGTTGTTGTCGCCGGTGTAGGTCACCGTCGTCATGTGGTGCTGCTGGAGGCGCTCGACGGCCCACTCCTTGTACTCCGTCTGGGTCTGTCCGAACCGGCGCTCCTCGACGTCGTCGAACACCTCTCCGAACTGCTCGGCGTCGAGGTCGACCGTCGCGTGGAGATTCTCGGTGACCAGCGTCCCGACGTCCTCGTCGACGACCTGCGGCTGCCCGCGTTCGGCGTGGGCAACGAATCGCGTCCGGTCGTTGATCCGGTGGATGACGCCCACCGACGTCTCGAAGACGGCGTTCGTGTCCGCGGTGACCGCGACCACTGGGCGGAACGTCACCGATGAGTGCGGTTCTGGAAGGTCGGCGGCTTCGATGTTCTCGATGTCGCGGAACGCCTCCGCGACGGCCGCGTCGACGTCGGCGGCCGGATCGTACGGGCGGAGCGTCTCGTCGCAGAGAATCTCGATGCGCCCGTTGTAGAGGTCGAGGCCGATCTCGTCGGCAATCTCCCGGAGGTCCTCGCCGTCGAGCAGCTCGATTGGGTGTGGGTCGTCGTTCTGCTGGAGGCGGTCGGCGTACTCCTGAGCAGGGTTCGTAAACCGGCCGGTCGTGACGACCATTCCGCGTTTGGGGCCGTCGAAGTCGAACGTCGCGATCGCCGAGTGAAGCTTCTGGACGACCGGCCGCCCGACCGTCCCCGTGTGCTTGCACTCGACGATGATCGCGCGCCGCCTGCCGTCGACGACCTCCTCCATGAGGACGTCGCGACCCTCGTCAGCTGTCTTCTCGGCCTGGCGGACGTTCTCGTAGCCGAGGTTGCGGAACACGTCCGCCATCACGTCCTCAAACTCGAACCCCGAGAGATCGTCCAGTACAGCCATCCTCAATTATGTGGACAGTACGTTGCAACTGCCAAATACGTTGCCGAACGCTACGCCGTCCTGTTTGTTGAACCCCTGAGAGGGGTGCGGGGGTCACCGAACCGCCCGCGAGCAACGATGAACGGGAATGTACCTATGGCCAGTTCGGAATCGGTTCCAGTAGCATCGCCAGGTCAGGCTCACCGAGACGCAGTCGAATACGTCGGCTTCCGCGTCGACGGCCAAGCCGTCGTCCTGAACCTCTCGGAACATCGGCGACTCTCCCTCGAGCGCAGTCTGGACCTCGTCAACCACAGTCCGAGTACTCAACCGAAGGTACTTACGTGATACAAGCGTATCACAGCGTATGAGCACTGACAGCGACGCCGGCGGTGACGGTGAAATGGAGAAGATCAACGTCCGAGTGCCACAGTCGCTGCTGGCACAGGTCGACGACGTCTGGGAGGAGCGTGGCTACGCGAACAAATCCGAGTTCATCCGCGACGCGCTTCGAGACGCTGTCAACCCGCCAACGCAGCTGTCCGAGGAAGCGCTTGAACACCTGGCTGAGAGTCGCAAGCAGCGAGAGCAGGGCGAGACGGTGTCGCAGGACGACGTGAAGGACCGCTTGGGAATCGATGACTGAGGTCGAGTGGACACCGAAAGCACTCGATTTACTGGAGGGTCTCGACACTGAAGCCCAAGAGCGGTTGGTGAAGAAACTCGACGAGGCGAAAGACTGGACCTCCCACCGACTCGAAAAGCTCACCGGCTATCCATACTACAAGCTCCGCGCCGGCGACTACCGAGCGATCATCACATGGGACCGAGACGAGGAGGTCCTCATCGTCGAGGCGGTTGGGCATCGGCGGAATATCTACGATCGCCACCTCCCACCGTAACCCATTTCACCTACGGAGCGGCTCTGGTCGGTGACGAATCTAGTCTGAGATTCAAGTACGACTCCGGTCGGTAGTGTTTATTGCCCCCGAGAGGGGTGCGGGGGATTCACTCCCCTCACCGAACTATGACCGATTCAGAGTACCCCTGGCGAGACGAATCGCTCCTCTACGAACTCTACTGGGAACAGGAGTTGAGCACGGTCAAGATTGCGGAGGAACTGGGATGTACACAACAGACGATCTCGAAGTGGATGCAGAAGTTCGACATCTCTCGTCGGGACGCACGCGAGGCGGCCCCGAACCGGCGACGGCATCCCGCCGTGTTCACCGACCGTGGCTACGTCATCTGCGCGTCGAACTATCGAGGGACAACAGATTCCGTCGGAATTCACCGACTCGTAATGGTGGCAGAGCACGGGTTCGACGCCGTCGCAGGCAAGCACGTGCATCATAAAAATGGCGTCCGGTGGGACAACAGACCGGAGAACCTCGAGCTACTCAGTCGCTCCGAACACGCCGAACGACACGGCTTCGGGTCCGAGATCAAGCCTACCGACCACGAGTGGGACGTCTCTGATCGCGAGCGGGACGAACGGGGGCGATTCAAATGACGACGGCGTACGTCGGCCGGCGTCGACGGGGAGAGCTCGTTGTCACTCGCCTTCCTGAAGATGAGGAACTCACCCTCGACCGCAGTCTCGATATCGTCAATCACAGTCCGAGTGGCTTTGAGATCGGGTATCGGGGTAGCGGCCCCGCCCAGCTCGCGTGCGCACTTCTGCTCGACTACTACGACGATGAGCAGGTCGCCCGTGAGCACTACATCGCGTTCCGGAATCAGGTGGTCTCACAGCTGGAGTGCGACGGTGCAGCGGCGTGCTGGCACCTCACCGGCGAGAAGATCGACGCCGCGATGTCGACCCTTACCGACGACGTCGTCGCGCTCCCCGACGGTGGACGGCCGTCACCGACGCTCCCCGAGAACTGGCGAACCGTCTCTCGCCCGGACCGGCAGGTCTTCCAGCGCGCTGATCGCGACCACTACATCGTACTCGGGGATGGAAGCGACGAGTGGCTGGTCGTTCTCTGCAGCCAGGGCGACCGTGCATATCCTGCCCCGCTCGTACATCGGACGGTTGCCGAGGATGCTGACGTAGAACGAGTAATCCGGGAACTCGCAGAAGAGAGCAACGACCTCATCGAACCCCCGGAGGGGAGGCACTGATGGAGACGCTTCGACTGGCGCGAGCCACCCACCGCCTCCTCGAACGTGGTGTCGAGGCGCTCGAGAAAATCGGGCGCGAACTGGAGCGATACAACGACCGACAGGAGCGCACCGACGACACCGACTCGTGACCCAAACACACTCTCTAGACCAAATACGGAGTACCGGCTTCCAGTATACGCCCACCCCCGAGGGGTGTTCGTGTCCCATCCATCGGGAAGGCCAGCCGGTCACGGCGCCGCTCGGTTTGCGGTTCGCAGAGCGCGTCCATATCGAATCGATCCCGCGCCATGTCGCCGGCGCGATCTACGAAACACATCACTCCTATATGGACGATGTCCCCCGGACGAATCTTGTCCATCACGGACTCTGTTACCAGGACCAGCTACTAGGTGCGATTACGTGGCGCTATCCGCTGATTCGCTCGCTGGAGTACGACGGGACGCGATTCGAGGGCGACGAAATCGTTGAGGCGGCACGAATTTGCATCGGCGTCGATTTCCCCAATCTCGCCTCTGCGGCCCTCGCCCGGTCGATGGAACGGTTCGTGCGTCGGCACGGCCAGCGACGAGGCGTTCGGCTCCTGCTGACGTTCGTGCGAGCCGACTTCGACGGCTCGATGATCAAAGCGCTCAGAGACAAGGGCTGGCACTGTGCCGGTAAAACGGACCCCGGCCAAGCGGGAAATCGCCCCGATAAGCAGATCCGAGAGCAGCCGAAGTGGCGGTTTCT
The Halorientalis litorea DNA segment above includes these coding regions:
- a CDS encoding HNH endonuclease signature motif containing protein, with translation MTDSEYPWRDESLLYELYWEQELSTVKIAEELGCTQQTISKWMQKFDISRRDAREAAPNRRRHPAVFTDRGYVICASNYRGTTDSVGIHRLVMVAEHGFDAVAGKHVHHKNGVRWDNRPENLELLSRSEHAERHGFGSEIKPTDHEWDVSDRERDERGRFK
- a CDS encoding DUF6166 domain-containing protein, which codes for MTTAYVGRRRRGELVVTRLPEDEELTLDRSLDIVNHSPSGFEIGYRGSGPAQLACALLLDYYDDEQVAREHYIAFRNQVVSQLECDGAAACWHLTGEKIDAAMSTLTDDVVALPDGGRPSPTLPENWRTVSRPDRQVFQRADRDHYIVLGDGSDEWLVVLCSQGDRAYPAPLVHRTVAEDADVERVIRELAEESNDLIEPPEGRH
- a CDS encoding ribbon-helix-helix domain-containing protein, which produces MSTDSDAGGDGEMEKINVRVPQSLLAQVDDVWEERGYANKSEFIRDALRDAVNPPTQLSEEALEHLAESRKQREQGETVSQDDVKDRLGIDD
- a CDS encoding restriction endonuclease, coding for MAVLDDLSGFEFEDVMADVFRNLGYENVRQAEKTADEGRDVLMEEVVDGRRRAIIVECKHTGTVGRPVVQKLHSAIATFDFDGPKRGMVVTTGRFTNPAQEYADRLQQNDDPHPIELLDGEDLREIADEIGLDLYNGRIEILCDETLRPYDPAADVDAAVAEAFRDIENIEAADLPEPHSSVTFRPVVAVTADTNAVFETSVGVIHRINDRTRFVAHAERGQPQVVDEDVGTLVTENLHATVDLDAEQFGEVFDDVEERRFGQTQTEYKEWAVERLQQHHMTTVTYTGDNNVTYHKTCEPNRSDISVQSIEPVYLPEVRHTTDIQAYTYPYEYYAAGPSRVTAEDGIHRCVHCDTSGIDETYTYCSNCGAIACSSHIKMERLEGEPICTGCAVTERFALKTKYFYDEGNLEAFREEYADMPLHEKAMENKWLAGGSVVATLLLVVGLLIIGGII
- a CDS encoding type II toxin-antitoxin system RelE family toxin, whose amino-acid sequence is MTEVEWTPKALDLLEGLDTEAQERLVKKLDEAKDWTSHRLEKLTGYPYYKLRAGDYRAIITWDRDEEVLIVEAVGHRRNIYDRHLPP